ACACGCCCCGCAGCGCGCGCACCTCTTCACCGCCCACGAAGAAGGCCCGCGTGAGCCCCTCCACCTGGATGAGGGGGCCGGCGTCCGGTGCAGGGGCCGACGTCACGACTTGCCCTTCGCCGCGGCCTTCTCCGGCTCGCGCACCGCGTCCCCGTGGGACAGCTCCTTGGACAGCGTGCGGTAGGGGCCCTCCACCACGCGGTCACCGACCTGCAGGCCCTCCAGCACCTCCAGCTCCGTGTCGGAGGCGATGCCGGTGCGCACGCGGCGCACCTGCGCCTTGTTGTCGTTGTCCACCACGAACACGACCTTGGCCAGCGCCTCCGTGCGGCGCTTGGCGGTGAGGGACGTGCCCTCCACCGGCGCCTGGTAGTCCGGCAGCGAGCGCTCCGCGCGCACCGTGACGGCCTGGATGGGCACAAGCACCGCGTCGTTGTGCGTCTCCGCGCTGATGCGCGCCTCGGCGCTCATGCCGGGGAGCACGCCCGGCGGACGCGCGTCCAGGGCGACGGTGATGGGGAAGCTCGTCACCTCGGCCTCCGTGCCCGGGTTCTTGATGGTGGCCTTCTGGGCGATCTCCACCACGGTGCCGGTGAAGGACTGGCCCTCCAGCGCGTCCAGCGTCACCTCCGCGGGCTGGCCGTACTTCAGGTGCACCACTTCGTGCTCACCCACCTCGAACTTCACCTCCATCTGGTTGAGCGCGGCGATGGTCATCACCACGTCCTCGGAGAAGTCGGAGCCGCGCACGCGCTCGCCCACTTCACGCGACAGTTCAATCACGTTGCCGTCGATGGGGGACAGGAGCGTGGTGCGCGCCAGGTCCGTGGAGGCCTGCTCCAGCACGGCGCTGCTCTGGGCCACGCGCTGCCGGGCGGCGGCGAGGCGCGCCTCGGCGGTGTCCACCACCGCCTGGGACTGCTCCACCTCCGCGGCGGACGCGAGCCCCTTCTCCGCCAGGCCCTTCACGCGGCCCAGCTCCGCGCGCTGGCGCACGGCGTCCACGTCCGCCACCTGGACCTCCGAGCGGGCCGCGTCGCGCGACGCGGTGGCCTGCTTCACGGCCGCCTCGTAGTAGCGCTTGTCGATCTGCCCCAGCACCTGCCCCTTGGTGATGGCGTCGCCGTCCTTCACCTTGAGGGAGACCAGGTCTCCGGACAGGTTGGAGGAGATCTTCACCGTGGTGGCCGCCTGCACCTTGCCCGCGCCGGTGATGGTGCGGGTGATGGTGCCCTTGCGGGCCTTGGCCATCTGGACTTCCTGCGTCGGGGGCGGCCGGTCCCGCAGGCCGCCCACGGTGATGGCCACCGCTCCCAGCAACAGCGCGCCGGCGATTGCCGCCTTCCACCACGTCATTGTGATTCTCCCGGGTTCAGCGTGCCCATGGCCCGGAACAGGGCATAGCGGGCGATTTCGACATCGATGCGGCTCTGGAGCAACACCAGCTCCGCCTGGGTCAACTTGAGCTGCGCGTCTCGCACGTCCAGCGTGGAGCCGGCGCCCGCGCGAAAGCGCTCCTCCGCCAGCGCCAGGCCCTGCTGGGCGACCGCGCGGTTGTCCGTCGCGAGCTTCGCGGAGGCGATCTGGCCCTCCAGCACCTGGTGGGAGCGGCGCACCTCCGCCTCCAGCTCCCGCGCCGTCTGCGCGAACGTCAGCTCCGCCTTGCGGATGTTGACCTGGGCGCGCGCGGACTGGGCGTTCGTGGCGAAGCCGTTGAACAGGTCCCACGTCAGGTTGATGCTACCGTTGAAGATGTTGCCGTAGCCGGGCTCGCTGAAGAACGGGCCCGGGGCCTGGCTGTTGTGCGAGTACCGCGCGGACAGGCCCACGCGGGGGATGTAGTCCCCCTGCACGATGGCCCGCTGCAGCTGCGCCACCTGTACGCGCTGCTGGAGCGCCTTGAGCAGGGCGCGGTGCTCGCGGGCCTGCTTGAGGGCGTCATCCAGGGCGGGCGCCGGCGCGGGCTCCTGCTGGAACACGCCGGGGTCCACCGCCTGGAGCAGCTCCGTGCCGGGGCGCGCCAGCCACACGGCCAGCTGCACCTGGTCCGCCACCAGCTGGTTCTGGCGCTGCACGACGTTGATGCGGTCGTTGCCCAGGTTGACCTGCGCGGCGATCTCCTCGGACTTGCCCACGCGGCCCGCGGTGAAGAGGGCGCGCGCGCGCTCCAGCTGCTCCTCGCTGCGCTGCGCGGTCGCCTTGAGCACGTCCAGCGAGGCCTGCGACAGGAAGAGGTTGAAGAAGCGGCGGATGGCCTCCAGCTCGGAGGTGTCCGACTCCTCGATGGACTGGTTGCGCGTGGCGTCCACGTTGACGCCGGCCTGCTCCAGCTGCTTCCAGAGACCGCGGTTGTAGATGACCTGCGACAGGCCCACGGACGCGAAGTAGCTGTCCGCCGTATTGGAGGTGGCCACCACCTCCCGCGTGACGGTCTCCGTCTCACTGATGGGGACGGTGAAGACCTGCCGTCGCTGGCCCACGTAGTCCAGGCTGGGGCCCAGGTTGAGCTGCACCTGCGGCAGGAGGCCGGAGCGCGCCACGCGCTGGTCCTCCTGGGCCACGGCGACATCCAGCGCGGCCTGGAGCGCCTGGGTGTTCTTGCGGCCCAGCTGGCGCGTCTCCTCCAGCGTGATGGGCGTGGCGGTGAGCAGCGTCGCGACGACGAGGAAGGCGCTCACTGCGCACCTCCCGCAGGCAAGCCAATGAAGAAGACGCCCACGTACATGAGGTACATCACCCCGATGAGCACCAGCGCGCGCCCCAGGCGCATGCCGGTGGCGGTGGAGAAGCCCACTCCCAGCAGGCCCACGCTCCACAGGTTGAAGAAATCCACGCCCTTGAGCACGCGCTGCATCTTCGGCGACAGGCCGTCCAGCATGGCCAGGCTGGAGGGCACGAGCCGCGCCGCGCGCAGGTCGGTGAGCGAGTGCTGCCAGGCCGCGCACACCGCGTAGATGAGGTGGTACAGCGCGATGGGCAAGAGCGCCACGGAGGCCGCCGCCATCAGCTGCCCGAAGGACGCGGGCTTGTTGAAGAGCCACGCGGTGACCCAGAGGATGCACGCGAGCAGCAGCACCATCAGGGGCATCACGATGAGGCCGTTGGCGATGCCGCCCACCAGCGCCTTGCGCGACGCCGTCTGGATCTGCTCGGCGATGTCGGACTCGGACACGCTGGACGCGGTCGAGTCCGTGGGCAGGGCGCTCACGATGGAGGCGGTGGCGTCCCAGCGCAGCGCGAAGACGGTGCCGGAGATGGCGACGCAGAAGGCGAGGATGAGGAGCGGCCACAGCCAACGCCGGGCCTCGACGGCCGCGCGCGTGCCCCCCAGGGGGTCCACGAAGATGCGCGCCGGTTGAACAAGGGAGGTCATAGGGATGGGGTCTCAGGGCGGATTACGCAGCCCTCCCGGAGTGATTGCCCGGTCCCTTGAATTCAGTCGGGAAACGGGCGGGCAGCCAAACGAAATCCGGCGGCGCCCCAAGGTTTATCCTGCCTTGCATCCATCCTGTAGCGGTCTGTAGCCTAAATTTTGCGGCGGAGCGGCGGACGGTGTATTCCGCTCGGCTGGACGCTTGCCGGAGCATGAATGGTCGACAGCACGGATCTCGCCCAGGTTCTCCATGAGGCGCATGACATCGCCCGCAGCGTCGCCCAGAAGCCCACGTCGGCCCACGTGTTGCTGGCGCTCTTCACGGTGGAGAACCGTGCCCAGCTCCTCCTGAAGGAGAAGGGCGTGGACGAGGACGCGCTGCTCCAGCTCATCACGGAGGCCCCGGCGGAGACGGGCAACGTGGTGCAGGAGTTGACCGCGCGCGCCCGCGAGCTGGCCAGCACCTTCCGTGCGGGGGAGGCGGACTGCCTGCACCTGCTCATCGCCATCATCCGCAAGCGCTGCGCCGCGAGCGACCTGCTGGGGCGCACGGGCCTGGACCTCATCTCCCTGTCCAACACGGCGCTCGCCTATTCCACCAGCGGTGGCCTGCCGCGCCGGCTCCAGCCGGGCTATGGCCAGGCGGTGGCCACGCGCGCGCCGGTGAGCCGCCCGGTGGGCGCGCCGCCGTCTCCCCTCCCCTCCTCCACGTTCGCGCTGAGCGTGCCGCGCCCGGCGCCCCCACCAGCGCCGGTGATGACGCCCCCGGTGACGACCCCTCCGCCGGCCGCGCGCTCGACGCCCGCGCTGTCGCCGCGAGACCTGATTGACGTGGACGAGGACGACGTGACGCAGGACGCCGTCGCGGAAGCCCCGCCCCCGGCGATGCCGCGCATGGCGCCGCCCGCCCCGGTGGCCCGCGCGACGCCGCCCGCCCCTCCGCCTTCCGCGCCGGTGGCCCCCCAGGCTCCCCAGGCTCCGGTGACGCGTCCGTCCGCATCGCCCTCGCAGGCCAAGGGGCAGCCGCTGACGTTGGACGCCAAGGCGTTCCCGATGCTCACGTCGCTGGGCCGCAACCTGAGCCAGGCCGCCCGCGAAGGGAAGCTGGACCCGGTGGTGGGCCGCGCGCGGGAGGTCGAGGAGGTCATCGACATCCTGGGCAAGCGCCGCACCAACAACCCGTGCCTGCTGGGTGAGCCCGGCGTGGGCAAGACGGCGGTGGTGGAGGGCGTGGCGCAGCGCCTGCTGGGGCTTCGCGGCACGCTGGCGGAGAAGATCCTCGTCGAGCTGGACATGGCCACGCTGGTCGCGGGCACGCAGCTGCGCGGCTCGTTCTCCGAGAAGCTCAACGCGCTGAAGGAAGAGGTGCGGCGGGCCGAGGGGCGCGTGGTGGTCTTCATCGACGAGATCCACACGCTGGTGGGCGCGGGCTCCACGGGTGAGGGCCCGCAGGACGCGGCCAACGAGCTGAAGACGGCGATGGCTCGCGGCGAGTTCCCCTGCATCGGGGCGACGACGCACGACGAGTACCGCAAGTTCATCGCGGCGGACCCGGCGCTGGAGCGCCGCTTCACGCCGGTGGTGGTGAACGAGCCGTCGGTGCCGGAGACGGTGCAGATCCTCCAGGGCATCATCGGGCGCTACGAGGAGCACCACGCGCTGCGCTACCTGCCGGAGGCGCTGGAGGCCGCCGCGTCGCTGGCGAGCCGCTACGTGACGGACCGGTTCATGCCGGACAAGGCCATCAGCGTGGTGGACCTGGCGGGCAGCCGCTGCCACCGCGAGGGCAAGCACCGGGTGGACGCCGCGGACGTGGCGCGCGTGGTGGCGAAGCTGGCGGGCGTGCCGGAAGAGCGGCTCTTGATGAACGACTCCGCGCGGCTGCTCCGGCTGGAGAACGACCTGGCGGAGCGCGTGATTGGCCACGGCGACGCGGTGGTGCGGATTGCCCGGGTCATCCGCCGCAACTACGCCGGCTTCGCGTCGCGCCGCCCCATGGGCAGCTTCCTCTTCCTGGGCCCCACGGGCGTGGGCAAGACGGAGATGGCGCGGGCGCTGGCGGAGGTGCTGTTCGGCAACCGGGACGCGCTGGTGCGCCTGGACATGAGCGAGATGTCCGAGTCCCACGGCGTGTCGCGCCTCATCGGTTCGCCCGCGGGCTACGTGGGCTTCGGTGAGGGCGGGCAGCTCACGGAGCCGGTGCGCCGCCGGCCGTCGTCGGTGGTGGTGCTGGACGAGATCGAGAAGGCGCACCGCGAGGTGCAGATGCTGCTGCTCCAGGTGTTGGAGGAGGGGCGGCTGACGGACGGCAAGGGCCGGCACATCGACTTCTCGAACACGGTCATCGTGATGACCACGAACCTGGGCGCGGAGGCGTTCAGCCGCACGGGCCGCGCGGTGGGCTTCGGCGCGGCGGACGCGGCCGAGGGCAAGGCGCTGGACCTGGCGTCGGACACCGCGCGCAAGGCGCTGCCGCCGGAGCTGTGGAACCGCATCGATGAGCGGCTGCCGTTCCGTCCGCTGGCGGAGCAGGAGGTGGCGAAGATCGCCACGCTCATCCTGGCGGAGAGCAGCAAGCGACTCGCGACGGAGCGCGGCATCGTCTACACGGCGGGCACGGACGTGGTGGGGCACCTGCTCAAGTCCGGCGGCTTCGACCCGATGCTGGGCGCGCGGCCGATGCGCCAGGTGGTGCAGCGGCTGGTGGAAGGCCCCCTGGCGGAGCGCATCCTCTCCGGCGAGTTCGGCGCGGGAGACCGCGTGCGCGTGGCCGTGCAGGCCGGTCAGCTCCAGTTCGCCCGGGACGCCGCCTGACGGTGGCGCGGCGAGGCCGGAGCCCGCGGAGCGGTACGGCGAAGGCGCGTCGGGTCTCCGTGGTCATCGTTGGCGCGGGGCGGCTCGGTGGTGCGCTCGCGTTGGCGTTGCAGGCGAAGCGCTGGCCCGTGCGCGTGTACTCGCGCGACGACGCGGGCCATGAGCGCACGCGGGCCCTGGGCCTGAAGCCCGCGACGCCCGCGGACCTGAAGAAGGCTCGCGTCTGCGTGTTGTGTGTTCCGGACGCGGTGGTGCCGTCGGTGTCCGAGTCCCTGTCCCGCGAGCTCCCGCGCACGGTGGCGCTGGTGCACACCGCGGGCGCCCTGCCACTCTCCGCGCTGGGCACGCAGCGGGGCCGCGCGGTGGGCTCCTTCCATCCGCTCTGCGCGGTGTCCTCCGCGAAGGACTCGCTCGCGGGCCACACCGCCGCGATCAGCACGCGCTCCCCTGCCCTGCGCGCCGTGCTCCAGCGCATGGCGGAGGACGTGGGCTTCGCGATGTTCGACGTGCCGGAGTCGCACCGGGCCGCCTACCACGCAGGCGCGGTGCTGAGCGCCGGTGGACTGGTGGCACTCGCGGACGCGGCCGTGGGCGCACTGGGCGCGGCGGGCATCGACCCCGAGGCGGCCTTGAAGGCGCTGCTGCCGTTGATGCGCTCGGCACTCAGAGGCATCGAGGCGCGTGGCCTTTCGGGTGGGCTCACCGGCCCCATCGTCCGGGGGGACGCGGGCGTCGTCGCGGCGCACCTGGCGGCCCTGCCCACGGACATCGCACCGCTCTACGCGCAACTGTCGCGGCGGGCCCTGCGGCTGGCCTCGGATCGGCTCCGCCCGGAGCCCCGTGCCGCGCTGGAAGCCCTGCTCGCGAAGAAGTGACGGCGCGCGTCCCGGTGGCCCCGGACGCGCGCCCTTCCCACCGGACTAGGTGAGGATGATGCGCGGGCTCTGCAGCGCGCGGCGCACGATGGCCAGCGCCTGCTCGGAGGCGGCCTCGGCCTCCGTGAGGCGGCGCAGGCACACGTCGCCGCCCACCGCCACGGAGCGCTTCAGGTCCGCCAGCAGCGTCAGCGCCGCCTGGAGCATCTCCTTGCCCTGCGGAGACTCCGCGGCCGGCTTGCCCGCCGCCTGGGACACGTGCGCCGTGAAGCGCTGCACCGCGTCCATGGTCGCGTTCGGGTCGTACTTCTCCAGCATCGGCTTCAGCCGATCCGGATTGATGCGGATGAGCCGCAGCGCGCCGACCTTCTGGAAGGCCGGGTGCACCAGGCCGATCTCCGACATCTCGAACGCGCCCAGCAGGCCCTCGTCCGGCGCGCGGTGCGAGTGCGGCACCACGTCCACGAAGAGCGCCAGCGGATCCGCGCCCTGCTTGAACGCCTCCAGCTCGTCGTCATCCAGCGGCGGGAAGCTCGCGGGCGTGCCGATGAACAGCAGCGGCAGCACCACGTCGTGCCAGAACTCCTCCGGCGCGGAGCCCGTGCCGCCCACCGTCGCCACCAGGTGCGTCAGCAGCTCCGCGAGCCGCGGGGCGCGCTCGGCCTGATCCGCCAGCGACTTGCCCTGCTCCATGCGCTGCAGCGACGTGACGATCTGCCCCTCGAACTGCTGGCGGGCCTCCGGCGGCAGCGGCGGCTGGGTGCGGCCCAGCGCGTCACGCACGTCGCGCGCCAGCGCGTCCGTCTTCGCCTCGAGCGCCTGCTTCGTCTTGGCCGGATCCACCACGATGAACTGGAGGAAGCCCGGGTCGAACAGGCGCTGGTAGTCCTGGGGGCCCAGCCGCTGGGGCTGACCGCCACCCAGGGCCTGCGCCGGGTTGGTGCCGAACTTCACCTGCCCCAGCGAGCGGCGGATGTCGGCGGCCAGGTCGTCCAGCCGCGTCAACTTGCCCTGCGCCAGCGCGTCCATCACCGCCCCGAACGGGGACAGCATGATGATGGCCTCGGGGAAGCCCAGCGAGGCGCCTTCCGGCGAGTCCCGGTTGGGGAACCAGAACGCCTGGTGCTCGGTGATGAGGCGCAGCGCGAAGCCGCCCGCCAGGCCCAGCGCCGCGCCCTGGTGGTTCGGGTTGTTCGGGTCGAACCGGCCGCCCAGGAGCTGGATGACCGACGTCTCCACGTCCGCCCACGGCGCCTTCGTCAGGTCGACCGGCGCGCCGCTGGCCTTCTCCAACGCGGCGGAGAGCTGGAGCTGCGCATTGTGCACGTGCTGCGGGACGGGGAGCCCCTGGGGCTCGGCGGGTTCGGTCATGGGAAGGTTCCTGTGGGGAATGCGACGCGTTCCCTTACCGTGAAAAACGCGTTCGTGACTACGATTTGTGGTCGGTAGGATGCGCCGCCATGTCAGCCTCTCGCGGGCCTGCCCGCCAGCCCGCCATCCTCGTGTGTCTCCTGCTGCTGACATCGGGGTGTGCTTTCGTCGCACCCCGTTTTCCGCAGAACGTCCAGGCGTCGTTCGCCCGGGACGACATGCACAAGCTGACCACGCGGTCGATGGAGCTGTACTACCCGGCGCACCTGCGCGGGACGGCGCTGCGGGTGGCTGCCCGGATGGAAGGCTGCGTGGAGCGGCTGCGCTCCGACGCGTGGAGCAAGGCCGAGCGCAAGCGGGTGCTCGTCTACCTGACGAGCGCGGACTTCAACAACGCGTACGTCCAGTCGGAGTTCGCCAGCACGCCGCAGCAGATGGTGCTGCCGCAGCACATGACGCTGGAGCAGTTCAACCTGCTGGGTCTGGGTGAGACGGACATCGGCGACGTGGCCTGTCACGAGTCCGTCCACTACGTGCAGATGCAGCAGGTGGGCGGCCTGTGGAACGTGCTGAACAAGGTCACGGGCGGCCTCTTCCAGCCCAACATCTTCACCGAGTCCTGGTTCCTGGAAGGCCTGGCCACCTACTACGAGGGCCGGCTGGGCAAGGACACGGGACGTCCCTACAGCCCGGTGTGGCGCGGCTGGTGGGAGGGCGCGGTGGTCGCCCGGAAGGGCGAGCTCAACGCGGGCTACCTGTCCCCGGAGAACCGCGCGCTGGATCCGTTCGGCGGCAACTACCTGAGCGGCATGAACTTCGTGGAGTACCTGGCGAAGACGTACGGCGAGAAGCGCCTGTGGAAGCTGGTGGACGAACAGGGCGGCTCACTGTTCCCGCCCCTCGCGGTGACGCTGCGCTTCAAGCGGGTGTACGGCAAGGACATCGGCTCGCTGTTCAGCGAGTTCGAGCAGAGCCTCCAGAAGGACCTCCAGGTGCGCGAGCGCCCCGCCACGCAGCAGGTGCTGGTGCGGGACGCGGGCTACTTCTCGCGGCTCGTCGCGAACCCGGCCGACGGGAGCACCGCGCTGGTGAGCGTGGGCCGTGAAGACATCACCCACCTCACCGTGCGCGAGCGCGACGGCCGCGAGCGCTTCAGCCGCGCGCTGGTGCAACTGCTGCCGGGGCGCCGGTGGGTGGTGGCCAGCCCGTCGCTGGTCAGCGGCATGACGTTCAGCCGGGACGGCCAGTGGCTGTACCTGGTCAGCGCGGACGTGGACTCGGTGGGCAGCTACACCGGGAAGCTGTGGCGGGTGGACGCGCGCACGGGCGACGTGGTGCGGCTGTGGGACGGCCTGGTGGGCATGGGCGGCGACGTGACGGCGGATGGCCGGTCCTACGTGTTCGTGGAGGTGAACGGCGACGCGGCCAACCTCGTGCGGTTGGACCTGGAGAGCGGCCAGCGCGAGCGGCTGACGGACTTCAAGGCGCACACGGCCTTGGGCACGCCCGTGACGTCACCGGACGGGGGGCGGTACGTGTTCCCCATGAACGGCACGGAGGGCTGGGACCTGGTGCTGCGCGAGCCGGACGGTTCGCTGCGCTGGCTCACGCGGGATGGGCTGTTCAACTACTCGCCCCGGTGGCTGGACGCGGGTCACCTCGTCTTCCTGCGCGAACATGAAGGCCGGCTCCAGGCGCACGTGATGACGGTGTCCACGCGGCGCATCGCCCGCGTCACCGACGCGCCTCTCCTGGTGCTCGACGCTGCGCCCGTGAGCGGGGATGCCGTGGCCTTCCTCAACCGCGACGGCATCAACTTCACCGTGGACCGCGCGCCCCTCACCGAAGCCCTGGCCGAGCTGCGCGCCACGCCCGAGCCGCCGGCCGAGAGCGTCGCGACCGCACCGGCTCCCGACACGGCGGCCACGACCCAGGCCACGGACGGACAGGACGGCTTCGTCACCTTCCCCGGTCAGCCCGCCCCTCCGACGGATGCCCCCACGCAGGCCGCTTCCGAAATCGCCTCGGCACCGGTGGCGCCGCCGCCCCTGCCGGTGGATCCCGCCCATGACGTGGACGCGCCCGTGACGCCTCCGGCCGTCGTCGGCCACGCGGTGGACGTGCTGACGGACGAGCCCTACTCGCCGCTCGAAGGCTTCTTCATCCCGAACTACCGCGTCCCCTACTTCTACACGGTCCCCAACGACGTGGACGAAAACGACCCGTACTTCGCGGGCGGCATCTCCATCGCGGGCCAGGACCGGCTGGGCTTCAACGCCTACGCGCTCACGCTCACCTACGACTTGAAGGAGAAGCAGCCCGGCGTGTCGTTCGCTTACGGCAACGCGCTGCTGTCGCCCTTCTACCTCCAGGTCTCCGCGTCACGCCTGCGGGAGAACGGACGCACGGACCTGCAGGCCACCGCGTTCGCGTCCCGCACGTTCTGGACGACGCCCGTGAGCTTCGGCGTGCTCGCGCTCGACCGCCGCTTCGACGCCACGGAGCGCCGTCCGGCCATCACCACGCGCCTCATCGGACCGGAGGTCGCCGCGTCGTACTTCGCCGGCGAGGGGACGTCCTACGGCGGCACGCAGCGCGGCCTGGGCCTGTCCTTGAGCGGCGGCGTCTTCCCGAAGGCCTTCACGCTCGACTCCACCGTGGGCGACGTGCGCCTGGGCGTGGACGGCTATCTGGGCGGCCTGCCCTTCACCGGCAAGGACAACCTCCAGCTCTCCGTCGCGGGCCGCGCCCTGCCCGGCGCGCCCACCGAGCTGCTGGAGGTGGGCGGCATCGTCGCGGGCCAGGCCTTCTTCCTCAACCGCGACAGCACCACGGAAGGCGGCCTGCCGCTCCAGCTCCAGCCGGGCCTCGCCTTCAGCGAGTACCTGCGCGGCTACGAGGACCACACCTTCCGCGCGCGCAACGTGCTGCTCGCCAACGCGCGCTACCGCTACCGCTTCATCATCGACTACGGCTGGGCGTCCACGCTGTGGGTGCTGCCGTCCCTCTTCGTCAGCCAGGTCGAGCTGGACGCGTTCGGCTCGCTCGCGCGCACGGACAACCGGGCCAACCACGGGGCGGTGGGCGGCTCCGCCACGCTGCGGCTCACCATGGGCCAAGCCTACGCGCTCTCGTTCTTCTACCAGTACGCCCACCGCTTCGATGACGGCTTCGGCGACCTGCACCTCATCGGGATGACCTTCTAGCGAGGCCCGCGCAGGCCATAGAGGCCTTCCTCACGCGCCACCTGGAGCACCGCGGAGGGCACCAGCTCCGACGGCTCCAGGCCGCGCGCCAGCTGATCTCGCACCTGCGTGGAGGACACCTCCGCCAGCGGCGGCCCCACCGTGTCCGGCGCGGGGTAGCCCGCGCGGTAGAGCACCAGCACGCGCGCCATCCGCTGGATGCGGTCGAAGTCTTTCCACTGCGGCAGGTCCCGCAGGATGTCGCTGCCGATGATCAACGAGAAGCGTGTGTCCGGGAAGCGCTCCACCAGGTACGCCAGCGTGTCCACCGTGCGCCCGCCGCCGCCCAGCTCGCGCTCCACCAGGCTCGTCTGGAGCCAGCCGGACGTCTCACGGCAGAGCGCTTCACACATGCGCACGCGCGCTTCGAAGGGCTCCAGTTGCTTGCCGAACGGATGGTGGAACGTGGGCATCAGCCACACGGCGTCCATGCCCTGCGTTGCGTGGACGTAGGAGGCCGCCATCAGGTGGCCCACGTGCGGCGGGTTGAACGAGCCTCCGAGCAGCGCGACCTTCACGGCGGGCCTCTTATTTGACGGTGAGCTTCGTCGAGCGCGAATCGACCTGCAGCACCCGGGGCGGCAGCACCAGGTGCCCATCCAACCGGAACGCGGAGAAGCTCAGGTTGCGCTCCGCCTTCTCCAGCAGGCCGCACGTCTGCTCCGCGGCCCCCACCAGCCTGCCCGGCGTCACGAAGTAGCGCGGGCCAATCTGCACCACCGCCGGTTCGGACTCCTTGCCGTGGATGAACACCTGCGCGTTGAGCAGGTCGTCGCGCACCAGGTCGTTCTTGTCGTGCACCACGCAGCAGAGCGTGTCCCCCACCAGGTCCATGGCCTTGTTGGCCACGCCCGGGTCCCGGTATGCCAGCGAGTCGCGCTCCGGCACGCGCACGAAGCGCTCCATCACCAGCCGCCGGTCGTCCTCGGACGTCAGGTCCGAGGGGGCCTCGCGAGACGCGGGCGTGCGCCCGAGGCCGTCCTGGGGCGCCACCAGCCACTGCGTCACGTCCGCAAGGAAGTCCGCGTCCGAGTACTCGCGCCCGCCCCGGCTCTTCTTGCGGCGCCACAGCACCCACTCATCCAGGTCCGTGTAGCGCGCGCCGGTGAAGAGGAATCGCCGGGCCCCCTTCGAACGCAGCAGCTCGTAGGCCGCGTCGAAGGCGTCCAGGTCGCCATGCGTATCGGAGAAGACACCAATCACGGGGAGGTCACCGCGAGGAAGCGTACAGCAGGGCGGGCTCGCGGCGCTTGCGGAAGGCCTCCGCCTGCGCCTCGAAGCCCTCCAGCATCCGGTCCAGGGACCACCCCTCCTCGATGCCGCGACGCACCTGGTCGGTGCCGCACAGCAGGTCGAACGCGGGCACGTCCTCCACGAACTCGTACGCGTCCGCTCGCCAGGCGAAGTGCCCCGGGCCAATGTCGTGCAGCGCCTGGGTGATGGCGATGCCCGTGCGCAGCGGCTGGTACACCCTGCGGTCCGTGACGTGGATGAAGGCCCCGTTGCACGACTGGCCCTGGTACTTGTCGAACGTGGGGGTGAAGCCCACCGGACGGAAGGCCACGCCCGGCAGCCGCTCCCTGTCCAGCCGGGCCATCAGCTGATCCGTGTCCACCCACGGCGCGCCGAACTGCTCGAAGGGCCGGCAGGTGCCGCGGCCCTCGGACACGTTGGTGCCCTCCAGTTGGCACATGCCCGGGTACACCAGCGCCGTGTCCGCGGTGGGCATGTTGGGCGACGGCGGCAGGAACGGCAGGCCCGTGTCGCTCCAGTACATCTCGCGCGTCCAGCCCTCGCACGGCACCACCGTGAGGTCGCAGCCGAAGCCCTCCTGTGCGTTGAACAGCCGCGCCAGCTCCCCCGCCGTCATGCCGTGGCGGTTGGGCAGCGCGTACAGCCCCACGAAGGAGCGGAACTTCTCCCCCACCAGGTTGCCCTCCAGCGTCACCCCATCCAGCGGGTTGGGCCGGTCCAGCACGTAGAACGCCACGCGGGCCTGGGCCGCGGCCTTCATGGCCAGGGCCATGGTGTAGACGTAGGTGTAGTAGCGGCTGCCCACGTCCTGGATGTCGAACACCAGCGCGTCCAGCCCCTTGAGCCACTCCTGGCGCGGGGAGAGCGACTCGAAGGTGGAGCCGTAGAGGCTGTGCACCGGGACACCCGTCTTGCGGTCGCGCGCCTCGTCCACGGCCA
The sequence above is drawn from the Corallococcus sp. NCRR genome and encodes:
- a CDS encoding Rossmann-like and DUF2520 domain-containing protein, coding for MVIVGAGRLGGALALALQAKRWPVRVYSRDDAGHERTRALGLKPATPADLKKARVCVLCVPDAVVPSVSESLSRELPRTVALVHTAGALPLSALGTQRGRAVGSFHPLCAVSSAKDSLAGHTAAISTRSPALRAVLQRMAEDVGFAMFDVPESHRAAYHAGAVLSAGGLVALADAAVGALGAAGIDPEAALKALLPLMRSALRGIEARGLSGGLTGPIVRGDAGVVAAHLAALPTDIAPLYAQLSRRALRLASDRLRPEPRAALEALLAKK
- a CDS encoding nicotinate-nicotinamide nucleotide adenylyltransferase — translated: MAASYVHATQGMDAVWLMPTFHHPFGKQLEPFEARVRMCEALCRETSGWLQTSLVERELGGGGRTVDTLAYLVERFPDTRFSLIIGSDILRDLPQWKDFDRIQRMARVLVLYRAGYPAPDTVGPPLAEVSSTQVRDQLARGLEPSELVPSAVLQVAREEGLYGLRGPR
- a CDS encoding exo-beta-N-acetylmuramidase NamZ family protein, giving the protein MTKVKTGLDVWAAQGFSALKGKRVGAIVNPTSVDSRFRHLADLLAGTDGVTLAALFGPEHGIRGEAQYMVAVDEARDRKTGVPVHSLYGSTFESLSPRQEWLKGLDALVFDIQDVGSRYYTYVYTMALAMKAAAQARVAFYVLDRPNPLDGVTLEGNLVGEKFRSFVGLYALPNRHGMTAGELARLFNAQEGFGCDLTVVPCEGWTREMYWSDTGLPFLPPSPNMPTADTALVYPGMCQLEGTNVSEGRGTCRPFEQFGAPWVDTDQLMARLDRERLPGVAFRPVGFTPTFDKYQGQSCNGAFIHVTDRRVYQPLRTGIAITQALHDIGPGHFAWRADAYEFVEDVPAFDLLCGTDQVRRGIEEGWSLDRMLEGFEAQAEAFRKRREPALLYASSR